Genomic segment of Citrus sinensis cultivar Valencia sweet orange chromosome 7, DVS_A1.0, whole genome shotgun sequence:
TATTCCTCCTTCTATGGGCTACACGGTAAGGCTCCTCTTTCTGGATTTGTCTTCCAACAACTTCTCAGGAGAATTACCTAAACAATTTCTCACCGGTTGTGTCTCACTGGCGTTCATGAACGTGTCACATAACTATTTTGGTGGGcaaatttttccaaaatacATGAGTATGACCCAACTGGCGTGGTTATATTTGAACGATAATCAGTTTACTGGGAGGCTTGAAGAGGGATTGCTGAATGCTCCTTCATTACATATCCTAGATGTGTCCAACAATATGTTATCTGGTCAACTTCCTCATTGGGTAggtaacttttcaaatttagATGTTCTTTTAATGTCGAGAAATTCTTTGGAAGGTGATGTTTCCGTTCCACTGAGCAATCTTCAAGTTGCTAGAATTCTTGACATCTCCGAAAATAAGTTATATGGGCCACTGGAATTTTCCTTCAATCATTCATCATCACTATGGCACCTTTTCCTACATAATAATTCTCTGAATGGTTCAATTCCTAGTGCATTGTTCCAGAGCTCCCAATTAATGACCCTCGATTTAAGGGATAATGAATTTTCAGGAAATATTCCGCCTTTGATCAATGAGGATTCGAATTTACGTGCTCTTCTTTTGAGAGGAAACAATCTGCAGGGTAACATTCCTCAGCAATTGTGTCACTTAAGGAAAATTGCTATTGTTGATATTTCCTATAACTTGCTTGATGGGTCAATACCTTCATGCTTCACCAATATATGGCCGTGGATGGAAGAGGGTGATCCTTTTAATGGATTTGTGTTTGGTTATACATTAGTTGTAGAACATTTTCCTGCAATTAGCGCTTATTATAATTCTACTCTTAACTTGATATTTTCGGGAGAAGATAATCGAGAATTAAGACAACGAGTAGAAGTAAAATTCATGGCAAAGAACAGATATGAATCTTACAAGGGTGGTGTTCTCGAGTACATGACGGGCCTGGATTTGTCAAGCAATGAATTAACCGGAGAGATCCCTTCAGCAATCGGATACCTTCAAGAGCTCCATGCACTGAATCTGTCACACAATCACTTATCAGGTTCTATACCGAGgagtttttctaatttgaaaatgataGAGAGCATGGACCTCTCATATAACAAATTAAGAGGCCAAATTCCGCTTGAATTGTCTGAGCTAAACTATTTAGCAATTTTCAATGTGTCATACAACGACTTGTCAGGGCCAACTCCTAATACAAAGCAGTTTGCAAACTTCGATGAAAGCAATTACAGAGGAAATCTGAATCTCTGTGGTCCAGCAGTTCTGAAGAATTGCAGCACTGACCTACCACCACCGCCACCAATGACGCCTGCAGAAGAAGATGAATCTGCAATTGATATGGTGGCATTCAATTGGAGCTTTGCTGTATCGTATGTGACAGTTATAGTGGGGTTGTTAGCACTCCTTTTTTTGAACTCATACTGGCACAGGcaatggttttttttaattgatgcatgtatTGACTCATGTTTCTATTTCTGGTACAAATATGTACATTACCAGCAATGACTTGGGCAGTCGTAAGcactgtttctttttctttaaatttttttccttaaagtgaataatttattattaccaaAGAACAGTTCAATTGGTTAGTCTTGTGCAATGAAAGCATGAGAGGTGGTGTGTCTTGAGTgagggtgtgtgtgtgtgtgtgagagagagagagagaggccCGTGGGGGTGGAGTGGTGGTGGGGTGGTTGGTTATTGAATATAGTCAATATACTCACATAGGATCTTAACTCTTAGATTTGGACTGCTACCATGATCGCTTAGCCAatgttgttttaaaacaattttatttcgCTACCCACCAGAGTTCGAATTCTAGGGAGGTAAGGggccaaaaattaatttgggttATATACACTCTCTTAtcttctaaataaataaataaatagtaatgATATTTGACTTCCTCATTTTCTCTCACCAACCTTCAGTTTTCAATTAATCTCacttattttcataattacccttattaaataataaaacaaatacaattCTAAAAACTCCTGCCGCCAAAGTTTGAATTATAGGGAGGTAAGGggccaaaaattaatttggattttATCCACTCtcttactttttaattaaaaaaaaagagtaatgatatttgACTCCCCTCATTTTCTCTCCATAACTtccactttttaatttatctcacttatttcaaaattatccttgttaaacaataaaaaaataaattaaaaaataaatataattctaAAAGCCCTAGTCACCTTCAACTACACTCTCACCATGTCAAACCACCACACTGCTAGTCCTTAGTAGTCGATTGACCCTACTAATAATTTCCCACAGCCGTCGACTAAAACctctaatttatttgaattgattgtttttgtgATTGATATGATagtatcaaaattaaaataatataaaaaagcaaagaattattttaatacaagAATCAAGaaactataaattaattggaataaatgataaataatgaaaaaggaaTAGCAATAAAGTGGCTAAGATTAGAATGCACAATAAAGAATACTGGCTTGCGATGGTGGCAAGGGTGGTGAAAGGTGACGAGGGTTGTGTCTTTTAATTTCTCGTTTTTCTTTTCGAGAGAATCATAAGTgtgcattttctttaatttgatttcCTTTTCAACATGTAcattgctttttatttttattccatAATCAGGAGCTTTAACTCTACAATCTAAGGTAGCTTTCTTCTCATTATTGGATATATATCCTCTATATATTAGTGGTACATAGGCCCAAAGTACTTAAGGATAACTTCATTCTTCAGGGTCGTTGATAGTTATATCTTATTATATATCCACgtaaactaattaatatacaaGATATAAGAATCAATGCAAACAGTCACTTactcaatttcaatttttaacttaaattgcATCAATAACAAATCTTAAGTCAAAACAATGAAAGAATTGTCATTTATGCTCAAGGTAATTAAGAATcataatgaagatgaaatcaACATAAGAATTAAGTATAAACAAAGACAATATTCATCTTGTTCAAAGAGTTACATTCATTGTTAATCAAGTTCTTACCATTGGCAAGTGAATCATCAGACcaaaaaaaggcaaagaattaagacaaaacaaaaaaaaatttatggtatgttctgtttttatgtttttaattttctaagtcttcctttgtaaaaattataagcGTGTTATCAATAAAAGCTCCtatcttttttataatattttcatgtaactattttttctttttttctttattattctaTGTTTCAATACTAAACTGAATTGAGGTTTAATATTGAAAcatagaattaataatatagaaaacagagaaaacttacatgaaaatattaattttattttttaataagaacaATTCTGTAATAAatactattaatttaaaagtgagggttgataaaataaattaaggggGTCAAATATCAAcctgataaaaaaaatataaataaaagaaatcataaaattaatttggtctGCCTGGCCTACGATCATGGCTCCGCCGGCGGGCCAGTATTGAACTCAATAGTAAACTTTATAAACTGGGCCCAGTGAGAAGTTGCGCTTGGcccaaattaataattgctaTCTTTAATTGAGGGAGATACGACGTTCAAAGCAAACTAATTCGCTACATCTATCAGCAAAGGAACAAATATAATGTGATTTAACCACAGCACAATTTGATAGCATCGGGAACGTTGCTTTTCAATGGAGACTTTCTTCATCATGGTCTCACTTTGGATTGTTTAATAGCTTCGGTTCAAATGCATGGATCCAGAGGACGTTGCAGGGAAACAGAAAGGACCCTTTAAACCTACTTCACTTGCTTAAAAATATAAGCTTGATGCCTTTCCACATGATAAGCCCACGTCATAAAGACTGGCCTGTGCTCGTGACAGCTGACAAGAgtgataagaaaattatttcacaTCGAGtgacttaaaaattaaagttttatattattctgAACTAATTTTAAGTATGTATTAGATTCATTGAATTTTATGCCTTCATTTACCCAAATTCAAgtacttcaaaaataaaaactgaaaagaaattgaaactaAGATGGGTCGGGTCTGAATTCGGGTTTTATACACGCACGTATAAATGTATGTATAAAAACATTCTCAAGTGTAGAtgccctcattttttttcaatgcgGATATACTATTAAGCCGTGAAGTGAAGTTTAATAcgtttaaaactaaaatagtAATGAGcactaacaaaaaaaattaaaggtaagtaattttatccccaattatttaatgaaaaaaaactatatatctaaaatatgccatgcatttttattttttttaaacaaagaaatctCCATTTCACTTTTTGTCTACGTGATCAAACTATCGCATAGTTAGAATTAACTTGCTGAATGCTTGGTGCCAAGCGTTTAACAGAATGCCTTAATGAAGTATTCTGAGTGGTAAATATTCAGTTCAAAATATACTGCAAATTAAATGGCTTTCTTGTGATGATCAGATGAGGCTACAATCAAATGGTTGATACAAAAGCATCTAGAAGGTTTGTTCCAAGAATGATCGCGAATTATAATGAGAGATAAGCATGTGAGTCATCAAGGAGCATGAAGACAAAATATACTAAGAATTAGTTGTCCTTTGTATTGGTCACTGATGAAATCATGGCCTTTGATCAATTGCTACAGTTGTTCGGATTTTGCTTctttatgtaatataaatattgaatgTAAATGAATCAAATGCAGGCTGGTAATTACAACATTGTTCTCTGTGCATTGCAGTGTTCATTCTTTAGCACATAAAGTCTGCATTTTTTTCATCTCCCATTAATTAAGTAGCCACGGTCTATCACATTAAGGATATAGATGGTGTTACATCACAAGCATCTTTATCCCATGACAGCTTTGAGCTTGAAGTTCGGTCTACTATTATTTAGATGgcctcatttatatttatatttataatgctGATGTTGAAGTCTAGCCGGCCAATTTTAAACTATCAAAAAATTTGTCTGCCATTGCATGTCTGTGTAATAAGTTTATGTGAGTCATGTGACCTATCAATTCATATTCCGCTTGTCTCATTTCGCAAAAAAATGGACGGAGAAAGCCATGAAGTACACTTTGCAAAACGCAAAACATTTACTTGTTTAGCAAATGCACATACGttatttatcattataaatttttctggTGACAAACTTCAAAGAGAGAAGTTGCAACTGGCATGCAAgcaaaatcaattacaatgGGAAGGTTCTTAATTATCAAGTTCTCATTGTGCGTTGCAGTAACTTTTGTTCAAATGCATGCACCCAAAAGCTGTTTGGATAGCGAGAGGATCGGTCTTTTTGGAAATCAAGGCCTTCATAAAATCAGTCAGTGACATGCAGTATGCGGATGCCATTCTTGTTTCATGGGTTGATAATAGAACCTCTGATTGCTGTACTTGGGAGAGAATCAAGTGCAACGCCACCACAGGTCGGGTGATGGAACTCTCACTCGATAGTGCAATACAAGTGGACTCTGATGACGTTAATGATGGATTtccaattataaatatgtccTTATTTGTTCCTTTTCAAGAACTGCACGTGCTTGACTTATCGGACAACAGATTTGAAGGTTGGGAAGAGAATAAAGgtaaaatttatgaaaggTCATTGCATGCTTTATTTGGATAAATGTTAGATTTGagttctattaattttttaaagattttgagtCATATGAGCATTTAATATCGTgtacaataaatatttaattatttatatacttTTATCTTGTAACTAccatcaaatataaaaagatcGGCACAAGGCTTTGATCACCATTGAATCAAAACCCCTTAAATTTTGGTTCCAACTgttaatgatttttcttttgcagcttACAACACCAGTAGGAGTTTGAAACAATTGAAGATTTTAAATATTGGTTATAATTCCTTCAATGAAAGTCTAGTACCACTTTTGACTTCGCTAACTTCGTTGACCTCTCTATTCCTGCAAGGCAATAGTTTCAGTGAAGGCTTCAAACACAACAAAGGTATGTTttaagattttgtttttctgaaCATCAAATAACTTactctttttatatataatttcccatgagattttttttttcttttctgttgaCGTAGGATTAgcaaatttgagaaatttggaAGTGTTGGATCTAAGCGGTAACAGAATAACTGGTTCTTTAATAGTGCAAGGTACCATTACGTTTTACTTATTGTCCCTTTCTCCTTGGAGATGGAATTTTGTAAGTTGATGTTACATTTACATACATCATtaattcacataaaaattttaacacatTATAGTAGACCAAGCCAAATTACTAAGCAGATATTGTCTGTTTTGGAATCCTATTATAACATTTCACATTATTAGTGAGTGAGCGTCCAAGGTAGTTTATAAGTGTTGAGTTGTCCTAGCTTAGTATACGTGTTTTAGATTATAAATCCCAAAAACAATTATGTAATGGGCTATGTGCCCGAAACAAATAATATCTACTTCTTGGGTCCAGGTCGTTACACTCATAAAAGTAGTTCATAAGTTTCGTTTATTATAGGATATGTCCCCTTGAAAAGTTATTTAATGTCattatatcattaaattagttattataattaatgaacaGAACTTTTTTCCGTTTATCAATAAACCTCTCTACTCTTAGTTATTTCTAGttaattaagaaatgaaaaacttaAGCTATTGAACTACTAATGCAGAgaaatgaataaaagcacAGCACAATCTTTTTCATTGCCTTTCATATTAACAATACAAAGTTGATGCTTCCTACTCAAGAAAGATAATACTGTTCACAGCcgtaatctaaaattttaaatataagggCTACTACCCCTTTCAATTTAGTGGCTTATATCAGAGTGTCCTTCGCAAGGACAGTCACATGACTACTTATTCATCTTGATCTTATCTTCATATCTTCCAGATTGTTCTTGCTCACTTGCTGAGTCACCTGAAATGTCACTACATATTTTCCAGGCATTTGGTCGAACAACTGATTCATTTCGGACAtatgattgatgattatataCTCTTTCAGGCATTAGGTCGAACATTTGATTCATTTCAGCAAACACTTTTGTTCTATCTAACTTTTGTCCATTTCCTTTCAGGAATATGTGACTTGAAGAATCTTGTTGAATTGAATATCAATGAGAATGAATTCGATGGTCTTCTCCCTCAATGTCTCAGTAACCTGACTTACCTTCGAGTTCTAGATCTCTCGTCAAACAAATTAAGTGGGAATCTACCATTATCTGTCATTGCTAATCTCACATCCCTTGAATATCTATCATTATTTGATAACCATTTCCAAGAATCATTCCCCTTAAGTGTATTAGCTAACCATTCAAGACTTGAGGTTTTCCAACTTTCAAGATTACAAGTTGAAACTGAAAACTTTCCATGGCtaccaaaatttcaattgaaagtGCTCAATCTACGACACTGCAACATTAGTGGAACCATTCCAAGATTCCTTCAGTATCAGTATGACTTTAGATACATTGACCTCTCTGATAACAATTTGGTTGATACATTTCCCACTTGGTTGCTACAAAATAACACCAAATTGGAAATCATGTTTTTGTTCAACAATTTCCTGACAGGAAATCTTCAATTGCCCAACTCCAAAAGAAATTTGCTTCATTTGGTTATTTCCAACAACAGTTTCATTAGTAAGCTCCCAGAGAATTTCGGTTTAATCCTTCCAGAATTAGTGTATTTGGACATGTCACAAAATAGTTTTGAAGGCAGTATTCCTCCTTCCATGGGTTACATGGAAAGGCTCCTGTTTCTGGATTTGTCTTCTAATAACTTTTCCAGAGATTTACCTAAACATTTTCTCACCGGCTGTGTCTCATTGGAGTTCATGAACCTGTCACATAACTACTTTGATGGGcaaatttttccaaaatacATGAACTTGGCCAAACtggtgtttttatttttgaatgacAATCAGTTTACTGGGAGGCTGGAAGTAGGATTGCTGAATGCTTCTTCATTATATGTCCTAGATGTATCCAACAATATGTTATCTGGTCAACTTCCTCGTTGGATAGgtaagttttcaaatttagatGTTCTTTTAATGTCGAGAAATTCTTTCGAAGGTGATGTTTCCGTTCAACTGAGCAACCTTGAAGTTGCTAGAATACTTGACATCTCCGAAAATAAGTTATATGGGCCTCTGGAATTTTCATCCAATCATTCGTCACTTCGGTACCTTTTTCCGCATAACAACTCTCTTAGCGGTACAATTCCAAATGCATTATTACAGAGCTCCCAATTAACAACACTCGATTTAAGGGATAATGAATTCTCAGGAAATATTGCGCATTTGATCAATGAGGATTCGAATTTACGTGCTCTTCTTTTGAGAGGGAACAATCTGCAAGGTAATATTCCTGAGCCACTGTGTCATTTAAGGAAACTAGCTATTGTCGATATTTCCTATAATACTCTTAACGGGCCTATACCTTCATGCTTTACCAATATTTCGTTGTGGATGGAGAAGGGTATGCTTTTACTGGATTTGTAATTTGGCATGATATCGCTGTACAATTTCCTACAATAGGGAATTATTATAATTCTACTCTTTCCTTGGCACTGCCGGCAGAAGATAATAGAGAATCAAGTCAACGAGTAGAAGTAAAATTCATGGCAAAGAATAGATATGAATCTTACAAGGGCGATGTTCTCAAGTATATGACGGGTCTGGATTTGTCAAGCAATGAATTAACTGGGGACATCCCTTCAGAAATTGGGTACCTTGGTGAGATCCATGCTCTGAATCTGTCTAACAATTTCTTGTCAGGATCTATACCGAGGAgcttttctaatttgaaaatgaCAGAGAGCATGGACCTCtcatacaataaattaaatggtCAAATTCCCCCCGAGTTGGGTGAGCTTAGTTTCTTAGCAATCTTCAATGTTTCATACAACAACTTGTCTGGGACAGTTCCTAATAAAGGGCAGTTTGCAAACTTCGATGAAAGCAATTACAGAGGAAATCCGTATCTTTGCGGTCCAGCCGTCCGGA
This window contains:
- the LOC107175266 gene encoding receptor-like protein 15 is translated as MGRYLIIFKFSLWVAIAFVQMHGLKSCLDNERIGLLEIKTFIKSVSDMQFADAILVSWVDNRTSDCCSWERIKCNVTTGRVTELLLDSARQVKSDDFSDGLPIINMSLFFPFQELRVLDLRNNRFEGWEENKANYNNNGSLKQLKILNIGFNSFSESLVPLLTSLTSLTSLFLEGNNLGVGFKPMKVLPNLRNLEVLDLSGNGLIGSLTMQGICELKNLVELNLSWNKLDGSLPQCLSNLTYLRVLDLTSNQLSGNLPISVFANLTSLEYLSLSGNNFQGSFSLSVLANHSRLEVLQISRLQIETENFPWLPRFQLKVLNLRRCNISGTIPSFLQYQYDLRYIDLSHNNLAGTFPTWLLQNNTKLEFLFLFNNFLKGLLHLPDSKRDLLHLVISNNNFIGMLPDNFGMILPELVYLDMSQNSFEGSIPPSMGYTVRLLFLDLSSNNFSGELPKQFLTGCVSLAFMNVSHNYFGGQIFPKYMSMTQLAWLYLNDNQFTGRLEEGLLNAPSLHILDVSNNMLSGQLPHWVGNFSNLDVLLMSRNSLEGDVSVPLSNLQVARILDISENKLYGPLEFSFNHSSSLWHLFLHNNSLNGSIPSALFQSSQLMTLDLRDNEFSGNIPPLINEDSNLRALLLRGNNLQGNIPQQLCHLRKIAIVDISYNLLDGSIPSCFTNIWPWMEEGDPFNGFVFGYTLVVEHFPAISAYYNSTLNLIFSGEDNRELRQRVEVKFMAKNRYESYKGGVLEYMTGLDLSSNELTGEIPSAIGYLQELHALNLSHNHLSGSIPRSFSNLKMIESMDLSYNKLRGQIPLELSELNYLAIFNVSYNDLSGPTPNTKQFANFDESNYRGNLNLCGPAVLKNCSTDLPPPPPMTPAEEDESAIDMVAFNWSFAVSTSDCCTWERIKCNATTGRVMELSLDSAIQVDSDDVNDGFPIINMSLFVPFQELHVLDLSDNRFEGWEENKAYNTSRSLKQLKILNIGYNSFNESLVPLLTSLTSLTSLFLQGNSFSEGFKHNKGLANLRNLEVLDLSGNRITGSLIVQGICDLKNLVELNINENEFDGLLPQCLSNLTYLRVLDLSSNKLSGNLPLSVIANLTSLEYLSLFDNHFQESFPLSVLANHSRLEVFQLSRLQVETENFPWLPKFQLKVLNLRHCNISGTIPRFLQYQYDFRYIDLSDNNLVDTFPTWLLQNNTKLEIMFLFNNFLTGNLQLPNSKRNLLHLVISNNSFISKLPENFGLILPELVYLDMSQNSFEGSIPPSMGYMERLLFLDLSSNNFSRDLPKHFLTGCVSLEFMNLSHNYFDGQIFPKYMNLAKLVFLFLNDNQFTGRLEVGLLNASSLYVLDVSNNMLSGQLPRWIGKFSNLDVLLMSRNSFEGDVSVQLSNLEVARILDISENKLYGPLEFSSNHSSLRYLFPHNNSLSGTIPNALLQSSQLTTLDLRDNEFSGNIAHLINEDSNLRALLLRGNNLQGYAFTGFVIWHDIAVQFPTIGNYYNSTLSLALPAEDNRESSQRVEVKFMAKNRYESYKGDVLKYMTGLDLSSNELTGDIPSEIGYLGEIHALNLSNNFLSGSIPRSFSNLKMTESMDLSYNKLNGQIPPELGELSFLAIFNVSYNNLSGTVPNKGQFANFDESNYRGNPYLCGPAVRKNCSSELPPTPATSAEEDESAIDMVAFNWSFAASYVTVILGL